The following proteins come from a genomic window of Oncorhynchus masou masou isolate Uvic2021 chromosome 25, UVic_Omas_1.1, whole genome shotgun sequence:
- the tbx16 gene encoding T-box transcription factor 16 encodes MQSIRDMKSNFIAPPSSSIPGGPDAYHQGNIRMTLEDPELWKSFHEIGTEMIITKPGRRMFPHCKINLSGLMPCSKYILLVDMVPVDGFRYKWNKEKWEVAGKAEPQPPCRTYLHPDSPAPGSHWMKQTVSFLKLKLTNNTLDQHGHIILHSMHRYHPRFHIVQADDMYSVRWSVFQTFTFPETSFTSVTAYQNTKITKLKIDHNPFAKGFRDEGTNTKRRANRNPACPENKAKKIDCLSRESDEDRPPDFPRSSFEGYDGEQAELPKTKEEEVVKEERYSPWGPEREHGHHVRTDSPPGPDTREMYNAEQLVPAPASYQPYRFHEYGKSPSPSSSVGSSNGGSGRASFESRVSDVATVPEHEASKPSTHEIGPSPCGTQPSAGHHQDYTGVLNMAQAGKPGVLSHHIYTPYSTEQTLGQWSGPSPVQYPPPHHLPSDYSTPAVHHGYHHGNVAEWSQYPLFSYSCW; translated from the exons ATGCAGTCCATCAGAG ATATGAAGTCCAACTTTATtgctccaccctcctcctctattCCCGGTGGCCCCGATGCCTATCACCAAGGCAACATCAGGATGACTCTGGAGGACCCAGAACTCTGGAAGTCTTTCCATGAAATTGGAACAGAGATGATTATCACTAAACCGGGCAG GAGAATGTTTCCACACTGTAAAATCAACCTTTCTGGGCTGATGCCTTGTTCCAAGTACATCTTGCTGGTTGACATGGTTCCTGTGGATGGTTTCAGGTATAAG TGGAATAAAGAGAAATGGGAAGTGGCTGGGAAAGCAGAGCCACAGCCCCCTTGCCGGACGTACCTGCACCCTGACTCTCCAGCTCCTGGGAGCCACTGGATGAAACAGACCGTGTCCTTCCTCAAGCTCAAGCTTACCAACAACACCCTAGACCAACATGGCCAT ATCATTTTGCACTCCATGCATCGCTACCACCCGCGCTTCCACATTGTCCAGGCAGACGACATGTACAGTGTACGCTGGAGTGTATTCCAGACCTTTACCTTCCCTGAGACCTCCTTCACCTCCGTCACTGCTTACCAGAATACTAAG ATAACCAAGCTGAAAATCGACCACAACCCATTTGCGAAAGGCTTTAGAGACGAAGGAACTAATACAAAAAG GCGCGctaacagaaacccagcctgccCAGAGAATAAAGCAAAGAAAATTGATTGTCTAAGCAGAGAATCAGATGAGGACAGACCTCCTG ACTTCCCCAGGTCATCATTTGAAGGATATGATGGAGAGCAAGCAGAACTCCCCAAAACCAAAGAGGAGGAAGTGGTGAAAGAGGAACGCTACTCCCCCTGGGGGCCTGAGAGGGAGCATGGCCACCACGTCCGGACAGATTCACCCCCTGGACCTGACACCAGAGAAATGTACAATGCAGAGCAGCTAGTACCAGCCCCAGCTTCATACCAGCCGTACAG GTTCCATGAATACGGGaagtctccatctccctcctccagcGTAGGCAGCAGCAACGGGGGTTCTGGACGCGCCAGCTTTGAGTCCAGAGTCTCTGATGTAGCCACAGTCCCAGAGCATGAGGCCTCCAAGCCCTCTACCCATGAGATCGGACCATCTCCCTGTGGCACCCAGCCCTCTGCAGGACATCACCAGGACTACACAGGGGTGCTCAACATGGCCCAGGCAGGCAAGCCAGGGGTCCTCAGCCACCACATTTACACCCCTTACAGCACCGAGCAGACCCTGGGCCAGTGGAGCGGCCCCAGCCCCGTCCAGTACCCTCCCCCTCACCACCTGCCCTCTGACTACAGTACCCCGGCTGTGCACCACGGATATCACCATGGCAATGTGGCTGAGTGGAGCCAGTACCCACTCTTCTCTTACTCGTGCTGGTGA